Part of the Pseudomonas sp. ADAK13 genome is shown below.
CTGGAGATCGCCAGGCTGCTGCATGGCGGCGGGATGCTTGCCGGGGTGTTGACTCATGCCGGGGAAAGCTACGGGCTGGATACGCCTGAGGCGTTGCGGGCGATTGCCGAGCAGGAACGGGCGCGCTGTGTGGCGGCGGCCGAGGTGATTCGGGGAGCGGGTTTGCCTTGTTCGCAGGTGAGTGTGGGTTCGACGCCGACGGCGCTGTCGGCGGTCAGCCTGGAGGGTGTGACTGAGCTGCGGGCCGGGGTTTATGCGTTTTTTGATTTGGTGATGCATAACGTTGGGGTGTGCCGCGTTGATGAGCTGGTGTTGAGTGTGCTGACTACGGTGATCGGGCATCAGCCGGAGAAAGGCTGGATCATTACCGATGCGGGGTGGATGGCGATGAGTCGGGACCGTGGGACGCAGTCGCAGAAGCGGGATTTTGGGTACGGGCAGGTGTGTACCGAGGGCGGTGAGGTGATTGAGGGGTTGGTGGTGGGCAGCGCGAATCAGGAGCATGGGGTGGCTTGGTTCGACGGCGTTTCGGTGGATGTGGTTGAGCGGTTTCCGCTGGGGACGCGGCTGAGGGTTTTGCCTAACCATGCGTGTGCTACGGGGACGCAGTTCGGCAGCTATAGCGCGTTGTTGGAGAACGGGGATGTGCAGGTTTGGGAGCGGTTGCGGGGGTGGTAGATTGGGGGCATATCCGTTATTTGGGTGATGGCTGATATGGGTTCCGCTCTTACAGCGGGTCACTTTTGAAAGGAGCCCAAAAGTAACCAAAAGGCTCTTGCCCCACCACTCGGCACCTCGCCTAGGCTCGGTGTGCCCGCACTCCGGCATTACTCCGCGGGCCGCCGCGACGGGGCGTCCCTGCCCCGTCGCGGCTAAACCGGCGTCCTGCCGGTTTACCCGCTCCGTACTACCTGCGTTCGGCCAGCGTGGTTTAACGGGGCGCCTAAGATCAAGATCAAAAGCAGATCAACAGCACAGCGGCCTACAGGCCGGCTTGAGTGGTGTGAAGCAAAGGCAACATCAAGATCAAAATCTAAAGCGGGCACAGTTAAATGTGGGAGCTGGCTTGCCTGCGATGGCCTCGCCTCGGTGCATCTGAAAAACCGAGGTGTCTGCATCGCAGGCAAGCCAGCTCCCACAGAAAAGCAGAGGTGCATCAGTTTCAGATTTGGTTTTCGCTTTGGCTTTGGCTTTTGCTCTGGCTTCTACCACTCAAGCCGGCCTGTAGGCCGCTGTGCTCTTGCTTTTGATTTTGATCTGACTGCCCCAATAAGCCCGAGGCCGAACGCAGGGATTGAGGAGCGGGTAAACCGGCAGGACGCCGGTTTAGCCGCGACGGGGCAGGGACGCCCCGTCGCGGCGGCCCGCGGAGCAATGCCGGAGTGAGGGAACACCGAGCCTAGGCGAGGTGCCGACAGGCGGGGCAGAGCCCTTTGGTTACTTTGGGGCTTTTCCAAAGTGACCCGCTGTAAGAGCGGAACCATAAGCAGCCATGACCTAACCAACGGATATTCACCCATACCAAAAGAGTATCAAACCATACCAACCCGATATTAGACGAAAGCAAAACCACCAGAGGAAACTACCCACAATTACAAAAATACCTAAAGAGTATAAAAAATGCCCACCCACTCATCCTGGATCGTGCTGTCCATCACCGGCCTCTACATGCTGAGCCTGGCGCTGATCAGCTACGGCGTCCGCCGCCATTCCCGCAGCGCCAACAACTACACCACCGGCGGTGGCCACTTCCCGGCGTTCCTGATCGGCTTCCTGATGCTCTCCGAATTTATCGGCACCGCAGTCAGCATCGGCACCGCCCAAACCGGTTTCAAGGTCGGCATCTCCGCCGCATGGAACCTGTTCGCCCTGGCCCTCGGCTTCGTACTCTTCGCCTGGCTGCTGGCGCGCAAATACAAGGACCTGGGCGACAACACCATCTCCGGCGTACTCGCGCGCAACTACGGCCAACGCACCCGCTTCGCCACCTCGATCATCACGATCTTTGCCCTGGAGATCGTCGCCGTCTCGATCTACGCCAGCGGCGGCGCGGTATTGGCCAGTGTGATGCAAGTGGATCGAACCCTCGCGATCGTGATCGTCGGCGTGGTCTCGGTGCTGTACGTGAGCATCGGCGGCATGCGCTCAGTGATCTACACCAACTTCGTCCACGCCGCCTTGAAGTACCTGGGCGTCGGCCTGGCCCTGTGGTTTGGCTTGAAGCAAGTGGGCGGCATCGGCCAGTTGCAGGCGCAATTGCCCGCCAGCATGTTTGACTGGACCACCGTCGGCTGGGGCCAGATCGTCGCCTGGATGATCGCCGGTATCGGTTCGATCTTCTCCACCCAATACGTGATCCAGGCGGTGAACACCGTCAGCCATGCGGGCAAGGCCCAGCGTGCGTGTTTCTATGTGGCAGTGCTGATGGTGCCGTTCGGCATCGGCGCGGCATTGATCGGGATGTGCAGCGCGGTGCTGTTTCCCAATGTGGATTCGCTGCAAGCCTTCCCGACTCTGATCGCCAGCATGGACCAACTGACGGCCGGGCTGGTGGTAGCAGGCCTTGCCGGCTCACTGTTCGGCACCATCTCGGCGGTAAGCATGGGCTCGGCGACGTTGTTGCTGCGGGACTTCTACGAACCCTGGTTCAACCCGGAAAAAAGCGACGCCAAATCCCTGCGCTTCGTGCGCCTGGCGACCATCGCCGTCGGCCTGTTGCCGATTGCCCTGGCGCTGACTTCTGACAAGGTGCTGATGAT
Proteins encoded:
- a CDS encoding sodium:solute symporter family protein; translation: MPTHSSWIVLSITGLYMLSLALISYGVRRHSRSANNYTTGGGHFPAFLIGFLMLSEFIGTAVSIGTAQTGFKVGISAAWNLFALALGFVLFAWLLARKYKDLGDNTISGVLARNYGQRTRFATSIITIFALEIVAVSIYASGGAVLASVMQVDRTLAIVIVGVVSVLYVSIGGMRSVIYTNFVHAALKYLGVGLALWFGLKQVGGIGQLQAQLPASMFDWTTVGWGQIVAWMIAGIGSIFSTQYVIQAVNTVSHAGKAQRACFYVAVLMVPFGIGAALIGMCSAVLFPNVDSLQAFPTLIASMDQLTAGLVVAGLAGSLFGTISAVSMGSATLLLRDFYEPWFNPEKSDAKSLRFVRLATIAVGLLPIALALTSDKVLMIAFLGKALRASLAVLVLMVFYAPKFGTAAGAFLSIIASLLATVGWFLAGNPWGIDNAYIALFTPLIIMGISHLTRRKTPAEPLAAAAH
- a CDS encoding DSD1 family PLP-dependent enzyme gives rise to the protein MDTPTALLDVSRMQRNILRMQRRADDLGVSLRPHVKTHKCAGVVAAQIAAGATGITVSTLKEAEYFFDLGIRDVLYAVAMAPHKLPQALALRRQGCALTLITDSLAGARAIVEFGALQGEVFAVLIEIDCDGHRSGVKPQDPLLLEIARLLHGGGMLAGVLTHAGESYGLDTPEALRAIAEQERARCVAAAEVIRGAGLPCSQVSVGSTPTALSAVSLEGVTELRAGVYAFFDLVMHNVGVCRVDELVLSVLTTVIGHQPEKGWIITDAGWMAMSRDRGTQSQKRDFGYGQVCTEGGEVIEGLVVGSANQEHGVAWFDGVSVDVVERFPLGTRLRVLPNHACATGTQFGSYSALLENGDVQVWERLRGW